The window CTCCACTTCGATCACCAGACCGGAGGCTGCGACCGAACTAGCGGTAAGTGTCGCGAAAAGCGCGCTTGCGACGAACTTACGCATCTGCGGCAACCTTGACGCTGATCATACGGTCGGGATTGGCTGGTGGCTCGCCTTTGGCGATGGCATCTACATGCTCCATGCCGGAAATAACCTGACCATAAACGGTGTACTGACCGTTCAGAAAGTCATTGTCTTTGAAGTTGATGAAGAACTGGCTGTTGGCCGAGTTCGGGTTAGCAGAGCGTGCAGCACCCAAGGAGCCGCGTGCGTGCGGGATCTTTGAGAATTCTGCCGGCACGTCCGGGTGCTCGGACCCGCCGGTGCCTGCGGCACGCGGGTTGTAGTCTTTTTCCATGTTGGCGTGCTGTACGTCGCCGGTCTGGGCCATAAAGCCGTCAATGACGCGGTGGAACGCCACGTTGTCATAGGCACCGGCGCGCGCCAACGTTTTCATACGCTCGACATGCTGGGGTGCTACATCGGGCAGCAACTGGATGGTGACGGTGCCACCTTTGAGTTCCATCAGGATTGTATTTTCTGGGTCTTTGATATCGGCCATGGGGCGCTCCTTCATAAATCTTTCCCGTTACCTAAGCCGCAGAGGCACAATTGCCAAGTCAGTGCATTGACCCTCGGCAAGATAACGGCAAAACAACAGTAACTTTGCGCGCAGACAACAAGGGATCGATACTCATGAGCTGGAAAACACTGGATGACATGGACCTTCACGGCAAACGGGTTCTGGTGCGCGTCGACATCAATGTTCCTGTTGAGCGGGGCAAAGTAACCGACGCCACACGTATCGAGCGGATTGTGCCCACAGTGCATGACATCCTGGCCAAAGGCGGCACACCGATCCTTCTGGCGCATTTCGGACGCCCCAAGGGCAAGGTCAATCTTGAGATGAGCCTGCGGCAGGTGCTTCCTGCCCTGCGCCATGCGCTGATGCGGTCGGTCGCATTCGTTGAAACTCTGGACGCAGCAGAGCATCTAACAGCAGAAGCTACCGCAGCCGATGTTGTGCTGATCGAAAACATCCGCTTTCACAAAGGCGAAGAAGCCAACGATCCGGAGTTTTCCGCGCGGCTGGCCCGATTGGGAGATGTTTATTGCAACGATGCTTTCTCGGCTGCGCACCGCGCCCACGCGTCGACCGAAGGCGTTGCGCGCCACCTGCCCTCTTGCGCCGGCCGCTTGATGCAGGCGGAACTTTCCGCGCTTGAGGCTGCATTGTCCAAGCCGGAGCGCCCCGTAGGAGCCGTTGTTGGCGGTGCGAAAGTATCTACCAAGATCGCGCTGCTGGAAAATCTGGTGAACCGCCTTGATCTGTTGGTGATTGGCGGGGGCATGGCAAACACCTTTCTGGCCGCCCAAGGGGCCAATTTGGGCGCGTCGCTGAGCGAGCCGGACTATTTCGATACCGCGCGTGATATCATGGCGCAGGCTGGCAAGGCCGGGTGTCGCGTCTTGCTGCCTGTGGACGGTTTGGTTGCGCGCGAATTCAAAGCAGGTGCCGCGCATGAAGTGGCCCTTCTAGGCCCTGACACGGCATTGGAGGCTGACCAGATGGTACTGGATGCGGGCCCCGAAACGATTGAACAGGTCCGTCTCGCGTTCGAAGGCCTTAAAACATTGATCTGGAACGGCCCAATGGGCGCGTTCGAGATTGCGCCCTTTGACACGGCAACCGTTGCCGCAGCACAGGTCGCGGCAGAACAGACACGCGCAGGCACATTGATTTCAGTGGCGGGCGGCGGTGACACGGTTGCTGCCCTGAATCAGGCCGGTGTGGCAGATGATTTCACCTATATCTCGACAGCAGGCGGCGCCTTTCTGGAGTGGATGGAAGGCAAAACCCTGCCCGGAGTTGCCGCGCTGGGTGGCTAAACGAATACCCCGTTTCACCGCTGTTGCGAGGATAGGCATAGCGGCCACAGTCGGGCGGAATTCAGCAAACCGGCGTCGCTGGAGCGAATCAGGGGATTCCCTTTTCGAATCACCTATGGCATAGTCAAAAAACCGCCCGACAAGAGGCGGCGATGATCGGCAGCAATCGACAGGCACCCAGACACATGAGCAAACCCGCTTTTGGCCCAATCCTATATTTCGCGATCGCTTTTGCGCTAAGCCTGTATTTCATGTTTGCCGCTGTGCAGGGTGACTTCGGCCTGTTCCGTCGCGCCGAAATTCTGGCCGAGGCAGACACCATGCGCGCACAGCTTGCGCAGGTTCGTGCCGAAGTGGCACAAATGGATAACCTGACGCAGCGCCTGTCGGATGATTACCTTGATCTGGACCTGCTGGACGAACGTGCGCGCACGGTCCTTGGCATGGTGCGCGCAGACGAAATTGTCATCCGTTAATCAGCTCTGCCCCAACAACATGGCTCTGTTGCGCAAAGCCCTCTCGCCAAGCGCGTTCGAATCCTTTATGATATAGTTTAACGTTAAACTATATTCGGCAATTTCGATCAGCGCCGACGGGAGGACTGCCATATGGCTGCCAAAAAGCCGAGTTCCAAAACGACTTCATCCAACGTTTCACCGGAAGAGCTTAAAGCGTATTATCGCGACATGCTTTTGATCCGCCGCTTTGAGGAAAAAGCGGGCCAGCTATACGGCATGGGTCTGATCGGTGGCTTCTGTCACCTCTATATCGGGCAAGAAGCGGTTGTTGTGGGTCTGGAGGCCGCAGCCAAAGAAGGTGACAAACGCATCACATCCTACCGCGATCACGGCCATATGCTGGCCTGTGGAATGGACCCCAAAGGCGTCATGGCAGAACTGACCGGCCGCGAAGGCGGGTATTCGAAGGGCAAAGGCGGCTCCATGCACATGTTCTCGAAAGAGAAACATTTCTATGGCGGTCACGGTATCGTTGCAGCGCAAGTGCCGCTTGGCGCAGGTCTTGCTTTTTCCGACAAATACAAAGGCAATGACAATGTCACCTTCACCTACTTTGGTGATGGCGCCGCGAACCAGGGTCAGGTCTATGAAGCCTACAACATGGCCGAAATCTGGAACCTGCCGGTCGTTTTCGTGATCGAGAACAACCAATACGCCATGGGCACCTCTACCAAACGCTCCACCCACTCCCCTTCTTATTGGGAACGCGGTGCTGCGTATGGCATCAAGGGTGAAGAAGTGGACGGTATGGATGTACTGGCGGTCAAAGAAGCCGGTGAGAAGGCTGTTGAAGTCTGCCGCGCAGGCAAAGGCCCCTATATCCTTGAGATCAAGACATACCGCTACCGCGGCCACTCAATGTCCGATCCGGCCAAATACCGCACCCGTGAAGAAGTTCAAAAGATGCGCGATGAACGTGATCCGATTGAAGCGGTGCGCAGCATGCTGCTGACAGGCAAACACGCCAGCGAGGATGACCTCAAAGCGATCGACAAAGAAATCAAAGCCATCGTGAACGAAAGTGCCGAGTTCGCCAAGGACAGCCCGGAGCCGCATCTTGATGAGCTTTGGACAGATATTTACGCAGAGCTGGAGGCTTAACCCATGGCAACCGAAATTCTTATGCCCGCCCTCAGCCCTACAATGGAAGAAGGCACATTGGCCAAATGGATGGTGAAGGAAGGCGATACCGTGTCGTCCGGTGACATCATGGCCGAAATCGAAACCGACAAGGCCACGATGGAATTCGAGGCCGTGGACGAAGGTGTTATCGGCAAGATCCTGATCGAAGAAGGTACCGAAGGCGTGAAGGTCAACACCGCCATCGCGATCCTTCTGGAAGAAGGCGAAGACGCCTCTGCCATGGACAATGCCAAATCCGAGCCTGCCAGCGCGCCCGTCCCTGCTGACAAAGAACAGTCGTCAGAGACAGCCCCCGCAGCCGCCATGTCCCACCCCGAGCCCGAGGTGGACACCTCACCTGACTGGCCCGAAGGCACCACGCTTAAGAAGCAGACAGTGCGCGAAGCCTTGCGGGACGGCATGGCTGAAGAAATGCGCCGCGACGAGACCGTTTTCGTCATGGGCGAAGAAGTGGCCGAATATCAGGGCGCTTATAAAATCACCCAAGGGATGCTGGATGAATTCGGCTCCAAGCGGGTGATTGATACGCCTATCACGGAACATGGTTTTGCCGGTATCGGTGTCGGCGCTGCCTTTGGCGGCCTTAAGCCCATCGTCGAATTTATGACCTTCAACTTCGCCATGCAGGCGATGGACCAGATCATCAACTCCGCGGCCAAAACGCTGTACATGTCCGGCGGTCAGATGGGCGCGCCTATGGTGTTCCGTGGACCAAACGGTGCCGCAGCGCGCGTGGGTGCCCAGCACTCTCAGGACTATGCCGCATGGTTTATGCAGGTTCCCGGCCTCAAGGTTGCGATGCCCTATGCAGCGTCCGACTATAAGGGCCTGATGAAGACAGCCATTCGCGATCCCAACCCGGTGATCTTCCTTGAGAATGAGATCCTTTACGGCCGCACCTTCGATGTACCCGATCTGGATGATTACACCGTGCCTTTCGGCAAAGCCCGCATCTGGCGCGAAGGCGACGATGTCACCATCGTGAGCTTTGGCATCGGCATGACCTACGCACTGGAAGCCGCCGACAAATTGGCCGAAGAGGGCATCATGGCCGAGGTCATCGATCTGCGCACGCTGCGCCCGATGGATACGCCCGCGATCATCAAATCCGTGATGAAGACCAATCGTCTGGTCACGGTTGAAGAAGGCTGGCCGCAAGGTTCTGTCGGGAACTACATCAGCTCAGTCGTGATGCAGGAGGCGTTTGATTATCTGGACGCCCCGGTGATCAACTGCACAGGCAAGGATGTCCCGATGCCCTATGCGGCGAACCTTGAAAAACACGCGCTTGTCACCACCGCCGAGGTGATTGAAGCTGTGAAAAAAGTAACATACAAATAAGGAGCGGACACGATGCCAACAGAAATCCTCATGCCCGCCCTCTCACCCACCATGGAAGAAGGCACGCTGGCCAAGTGGCTCGTCAAAGAAGGCGACACAGTCTCCTCCGGTGACGTGATGTGCGAGATCGAAACAGACAAAGCGACGATGGAATTCGAAGCCGTCGACGAAGGCGTGATCGGTAAGATCCTGATCGAAGAAGGCACAGAAGGTGTGAAGGTTAATACCGCCATCGCCGTGCTGCTCGAAGAAGGTGAAAGCGCTGATGACATCACAGATACGCCCGCACCAAAGGCGGACACATCAAGCAATGCCGCGCCAGCCGAAGCCTCTGACGCAACAGCACCGGCCAAAGGCCATGGTCGCGGCGAAACCGATGCCACAAAAGCCCCCGCCGCTGGCGCAAAATCAGATGGCAGTCGCATCTTCGCCTCTCCTCTTGCGCGCCGTATTGCTGCGCAAAAGGGTCTGGATTTGGCAGATATCAAAGGCTCCGGCCCCCACGGACGGATTGTAAAAGCAGACGTCGAAGGCCTGTCAAAAACAGACGCTCCAAAGGCGGCAGCACCTTCCACACCGGACAAAGCAGCTGCACCTGCGGCATCTATGCCAACGGGCCCCTCCAGCGATGCTATCGCCAAAATGTACGAAGGCCGCGAGTACGAGGAAATCACCCTCAACGGTATGCGCAAGACAATTGCAGCACGCCTGACCGAGGCAAAGCAAACAGTGCCGCATTTCTATCTGCGCCGCGATATCCAGCTTGATGCGCTAATGGCCTTCCGCGCCCAACTCAACAAACAGCTTGAACCGCGTGGCGTTAAGCTATCGGTCAATGACTTCATCATCAAAGCCTGCGCCCTTGCGCTGCAACAGGTACCAGACGCCAACGCCGTCTGGGCCGGTGACAAAGTATTCAAACTCAAGCCATCCGATGTTGCCGTTGCCGTCGCGATTGAGGGCGGGCTGTTCACCCCTGTTCTCAAAGACGCCGAGATGAAATCCCTGTCAGCGCTCAGCGCAGAGATGAAAGACCTTGCAGGACGTGCACGTGATCGCAAGCTTGCGCCGCATGAATATCAGGGCGGCAGCTTTGCCATCTCTAATCTGGGTATGTTCGGCATCGATAACTTCGACGCGGTTATCAACCCGCCCCACGGTGCTATTCTTGCTGTGGGCGCTGGCGTGAAAAAGCCAGTTGTTGGCGCTGACGGGGAGCTTGGAATCGCAACAGTGATGTCCGTCACCCTGTCCGTCGATCACCGGGTTATTGATGGCGCTCTGGGCGCCCAGTTGCTCGCAGCCATCAAAGAAAATCTTGAAGCGCCCATGACGATGCTCGCCTGATATTTCTTTTGGCGATAAATATCCTGGGGAGTTTGAGGGGCTAGCCCCTTAACCCATCCTTCTAAAAAACGTTTAACATCAAAAAAGGCCGGAGCATCGCTCCGGCCTTTTTCAATACGGCAACTATCCTAATCGCTATTCTTCCCAGGGTCCAAGCATGTGGTTCATAGAAATAGAAGGTTGTTCACAGCCAGCTTCACCTACAATGCGTGCTGGAATTCCGGCGACAGTCTTGCAGGGGGGAACATCTTCCAGCACCACAGAACCTGCAGCGATGCGGCTGCAATGGCCGATCTTGATATTGCCCAACACTTTGGCCCCTGCCCCGATTAGCACGCCATCTTCGATCTTCGGATGGCGATCTTCTTCTTCCTTACCAGTCCCACCCAGCGTCACAGAATGCAGCATCGACACATTGTCGCCGACAACAGCCGTCTCACCGATCACGACAGAATGAGCATGGTCGATCATAATCCCCTTACCCATGCGCGCGCCGGGGTGGATATCCACGCCAAAAATCTCGGAAACACGCATCTGGAAAAAATAGGCCAGATCACGTTGGCCGCGCGCCCATAGAAAATGGCTTACGCGATAGGCTTGCACAGCCTGATAGCCCTTGAAGTAAAGGATCGGCTGCAAAAGCCGGTGACACGCCGGATCACGTTCATAGATTGCCACCAGATCGGCGCGGGCGGCTTCTACCAAACCAGGTTCATCTGCATAAGCTTGGTCCACGATTTCGCGCACCACCATCATCGACATCTCGTTTGAAGAAAGCTTGGCGGCAATCCGATAAGATAAAGCCTTCTCGATCGAAGTATGATGCAGAATCGTCGCATGCACAAAACCACCAATCAGCGGTTCATCCGCGGCCGCCTTTTGCGCATCAAGTTTGATCTGATCCCAGACAGGATCAACAGAGGCGATTTTACTACGAGGACTTGCCATAACGTGGCTCCTTTATCTCGGCGTGTTTCCCTATTTACCACAAATCGGGCCGCTGCAAAGACGTAGCATGATCAAGTCAGGGTGAATTTCCCGCGCCGACGGGCCAAAGCAGTCAAAACAACAGCCATCGAAAGACAGTAATCCGGCGGCTGTTTAAGGGGACCATGGTGCTTTAGATGGGCCAGTGCCGCCGCGCGCAGGCTGCCGTCCCCCCATGCGGGATGCAATCTATGCAGGCGTTTGACGTACTTATCGGCAACATGTGCATGCCAGAGCAGCTGTTGGCTCAGGGCCGCACCCGCGCCCATGTGAACTGTCTGCACCGCGCGCGCCGCGTGGTGCAGATCACTCAAGCCAACCTTCCTCACAATCCGGTGATCTCTGTCCGCGAAAACAATCCCGGGCCATAGGCGGATGAGACCTGAGCCACTTCGATCGCAAACGGAGCCTGCACCTCATCTGCGGCTTGCGCGGCGGCGCTGTATTCAAACACCGGCGCTTGAACTACGACCTCTCTTAAGATGTTTTCCTCTTTCACAATGCGCAGCAGATAGGATTCACCTTCTTCACCCAAGGGCACCTCAAGAGGTTCCCAAGCGTCCCCGTCAATTCGTGTCCGCCTTACCCAACTAATTGACAGTGCACCGTCCGGCTGCGGTCGCGTGCGCAAATGTACAGGCGCGTACGGGCGCAGACCATTACCGTCAAAAGCGCGGCTGAGCTGGCGGAACGAGGGATCATCCACGGGTCTTTGGGCTGGTCCGATCCGGTAATTCTGCAAGACACGGCGCAGATTTCGTCCCATCTCAATCTGCAACGGCACAGAATCTAGCACCACGATTTGCGATCCAGTAGGCCAGACATCCGGCATCAGCCCATCTGAGCCCGCCTGCCCCCGCAGCCTGTTCCGCAATAGATAGGTACGCGGCCCGATCAGCTCAGCATCGGCAAACTGGAACAGCTCCCAATTCCCACTACTACCATCGCCGATCGCGGCCAGATTGGCCCCCGACAGCAGAGCATCTTGGTCTACCGACTCCAGTTGCCCGCTTATCAAACAAACCTCCAACGCGTCGCCGCGATCAATAAGGCCCGGACATGCGCGCAACATAGGTGACCGTGTGCTACCCACCGTGGACCGGATCGGGAGGACCGTATTAAGCTTATAGTTCTGGTCCGTCAGGCTGGAGTAAAGCGCCACGCTCCCCGGCCATGGGTTCGCACTCGCTGCAATATACGGCGCGTGTGGGACTTCATCGCCTGTCAGCAACGGAAGATCCATAAACAGCGGATAGACTGGCACTGGCGCCACGAATTGCTGCAAGCCGATCAGCTCGTCAGACAAGGGGGATGGCTCATAAACCTCAGGGTCAATCCGGACCGCCTCAATCTGCTGATAAGCAGCCTGATCGACCCGATCAATCCGGTACAATGATGGCCCCTCTCCCTGATCACCCGAAAGCTTCACCACATCCCCGGATCGCACGGGCATTTTTGATGGCGGCAAGGCAAATTGAACGCTTTCACGCGCGATGCGCGCCTCATTGAGCCAACGTTCGGCCACCTGACGGCCCTCAGCACGGGTCAGAAGCATTGTGAATTCCGTTGCGGCGACCGCATGGGTCTCCTCATCGGGCAGCACCGCCTCTTCAGAGATAACGTCAAAGCTGGCATCTGCCTGAATAAAGCGAACCCTTACGCGGCCTGAAAGGGATGCATCCGCTTCGCGCACCTGCACGAAAGTCCCGTCCAAATCCGTGCTGACCGCAAATTCGTCAGGGTTAAGCTGCGTCTCTCGTTGGCCATCACGCATCCGAAATGTCAGCACACCGTCCCGTTCGATCGCGTCAAAGCCGTGGCGAACCATCAGCGGCTGCAACGAAGCACGCGCATCGCCAACGTCCGATACGCCATAGCCACGGACCAGCCCGTAAAGACCGCTAGTGTCACAATCACTCACGCCTGCACGGCGGCAGATTTCGCCCACAACCGATGCCAGGCTGCGCGAGGAACTCCGGCCATTCAACCAATGACCGCGCGCGTAGTTGGAGCCATCACTCCAAAGTTCGCGGCTGTTCGGGAAGAACGGAAAAGGCCGCACATCCCACGCCCATACGAAGGCGCGGCTCATGTCGATCATCGGACCTTCATATTCAATTCCTTGCGGGTTGTTTTCCGGTTGGGCCCAATAATCGATCATTGCCCGTAGATACTGCATCTGCATCAGATCATCGCGGCGCCCGTCAGAATAGCGTGGCAAACTGCTTTCCGAAGATTTGAGGTCCAGAAACTTGTTCGGTTGGTTCGTACCCTTATCAATTGCAGCACAGCCGTATTCCGTGAACCAAACGGGCTTTTGTCCCCGTAGCCAAGCTGTCGGCTCATTGCTCCGCACACCGTCAACACGGTCATAATGCAGATTGGCCCACCAGTTCCGGATATCCTTGTAACGATATATCCACGGCTCATCATAGGCACCGTCCGTGATCGGCGTGCGTATCTGGGCATCGCGTTCTTCTATCGACCCGTAGTACCAATCATACCCCTCACCGCCCTCGATGTTGGATTTGAGGTATTCAAGATTATAAATAGCATCCCAGTCTTGCGCATCCTTATGGGCAACGCCCTCTCGCCAATCGGACAGAGGCATATAGTTGTCGATACCGATAAAATCGATTTCGGGGTCTGCCCAAAGGGGGTCCAAGTGGAACAGTCGGTCGCCGGTGCCGTCCTGCGGCTGATAGCCGAAATATTCGCTCCAATCTGCCGCATAGCTGATTTTTGTGTCCGGCCCAACAAGCGTGCGAACCTCTGCTGCCAATGCCCGCAACGCGACAACTGCCGGAAACGTATTCCTGCCGGAGCGGATTTGCGTCAGCCCGCGCATCTCAGAGCTGATGCAGAAAGCGTCTACTCCGCCCGAAGCAGCGCAAAGTGCAGCATAGTGCAATATGAACCGTGACAGGCTCCATTCTTGCGGACCATCGTAGCTGACGGCGCCGTTGTGTACAGTGAAGTCAGATGCTTGTACCGTGCCAAAAAACGCCGCTACTTCGGCTTCGGCAGCGGAGGTTGTGTCTGGCGATCCTTCCCTCCCCGGTGCAACTGACAGAGTGATCCGGCCGCGCCATGGCAATGCAGGCTGCCCCTCCTCGCCCGTATACGGGTTGGGCAATGTGTTGCCCTTAGTTTGGTCCATCAGGATGAACGGATAAAACATCACCGCCTTGTTTGCAGCATTCATCGCTTGAATCGCCTCAACCACAGCGGCGTCCGCAGGCGTGCCGCCATAGATGGGTCGGCCATCAGCGGCCCGGGCGATGACCTGTGCAGCATCACGGGTTAGTCCTGCCACTTGCCACCGCATTTCATCGCCGTCGATCTCGGGGTCCTCGATTTTGGGTTGCACGCGGCATTCACCAGCCCGCAGGTCCGATCCAAACCATGACACAACCAATGATGCCGACTTAAGCTCTGGCAACTCCTCGTCCATCGCTTCCAACGAGGTGGAGAAATCGGTTTTGCCAGAAGGGGAATTGATGTTGGCGCTCCAGCGTGAGTGATTTTCGCCCTCGTATGTCACCGGGGTCGTGGCCAATGCGTATTCGCCCGTGCCAGGTATTAACGCGACACCCTCCACTCCGTAGCTCAGCGCATGGCTGGCATCTGGTGCACCTCGCTGTTCGGGGCGAACTACCTCAAAGCTGAACTGCGGCACACGGTTGCCAAAGCGTTGCAGCGCAAGCGCCTCCATCACCACATACGCCGTTCCTCGATAGGCTGGCACCATCCCCGTGCCTTCTATCGCTTCCATGAGCGGATCAGCTTGTTGGTCTGCACTGCCTTTGTAGACGGTCATGTTCAGATCATCGGGCGCGATTTCTTCGCCGTCAGCCCAAATTCGTCCGACGCGGGTGATCTCCCCCTCACACAGGGCAATCGCCAAATTCACTGAATAGCTGTACTCGGTCGTTTTTGGCTGGGCACTGCCGCCCTTCCCTCCGCCAGTGGTGGAGGTAATCTCTTCAAAATCAGACGCCCAGATTATCTGACCGCCAAGCCGCAGCCGACCATAAAGTTGGGTGATCGGGTCACCTTCCCCAGCATTGGTCAGTCGGAACCTGTCCACCTGCCCCGTCTCCACGGCCTGCGCACCTGTGCCAAGTATTTTCTGGTCCACCACACGGCCTAGCGTCGCCCCGACGGCGCGCCCGATCGCCACCGATGACAACCCCGCAACCGTTCCGCCGATAGAGCCGCCAACAGCCGCTCCTGCCGCTGAAAATAAAATCGTCGCCATTAGATGACCTCCTCGGGAAATTCAAAACAAGCCACCACACGGCGACGCCACGGCGCGCTCAGCGGGCTTTCGACAACACCATGACGTGAATAGGCATGGATAAAACGCGGGGCGCTACCCGCTTGCGATTGGATCCCCAGATGTTTGGCGACAGCGCTTTGCCGCATCCTGAACAGCAGCACATCACCTGCCTCCGCCTGCGACACAGGCTTCGTTTCCAGATGACGCAAGGCCGCTTCCCAAAGCCGCTCTTCTCCCTGCGGCTCCGACCAATCCATTGAATACGCAGGCACTGACTCGGGCTCTTGACCGTAAACCTCCCGCCAGACGCCACGGATCAGCCCCAAGCAATCGCTTCCAGCGCCTCGCGTGGCTGTCTGGTGCACGTAGGGAGTTCCAATCCACTCCCTGGCCGCCTCAATGATGTGCGCGCGGCTCATCTCAGCGATCCGCCGCTATTTACATTCTTGCTGCTCGGTACCGAGACCACCCAATCTTCACCCGGCAAATCAGGGAATCCCTGATAGTTGTCGAAGTTGTTGAACTTGAGGCGGCAGGTCTCTGCACGCTTGTCACAGCCCGCGATAAGACGCACCTGCGTGCCGGCCTCAACCAGTCCTCGCACAGGTTCCCAAAGCTCGATGACTCTGGCATTCCCTTCTACGCGGTCTGATTTGATTGTCCCCCAAAGACCCTGCGCGGGGCCACTTAGAACCTCCAACCGGCCACGCGTGAACCAGTCGGGGTCAAAAGACGAAAAATCCTGCCAGACAAAACGACGGGCGCCGTCCACCGACTGGACGGGCAAAGACTGCGCATAGCTATCCCTTGCGAGGTTAAAGCGGCAATTGCTATCACCCAGAACTGCGGAGCATGGCTTTTGATAGACCCTCCCCAGCGGTCTGTTCAGGCCTTCGGTCAGGCCGCGTAATTCTGCACGAAAACCGCCACCGGCGCGGGTTAGCTCGCCCAGATGGCCTCGGAAATTCAGCCAGTG is drawn from Sulfitobacter sp. S223 and contains these coding sequences:
- a CDS encoding glycoside hydrolase TIM-barrel-like domain-containing protein — protein: MATILFSAAGAAVGGSIGGTVAGLSSVAIGRAVGATLGRVVDQKILGTGAQAVETGQVDRFRLTNAGEGDPITQLYGRLRLGGQIIWASDFEEITSTTGGGKGGSAQPKTTEYSYSVNLAIALCEGEITRVGRIWADGEEIAPDDLNMTVYKGSADQQADPLMEAIEGTGMVPAYRGTAYVVMEALALQRFGNRVPQFSFEVVRPEQRGAPDASHALSYGVEGVALIPGTGEYALATTPVTYEGENHSRWSANINSPSGKTDFSTSLEAMDEELPELKSASLVVSWFGSDLRAGECRVQPKIEDPEIDGDEMRWQVAGLTRDAAQVIARAADGRPIYGGTPADAAVVEAIQAMNAANKAVMFYPFILMDQTKGNTLPNPYTGEEGQPALPWRGRITLSVAPGREGSPDTTSAAEAEVAAFFGTVQASDFTVHNGAVSYDGPQEWSLSRFILHYAALCAASGGVDAFCISSEMRGLTQIRSGRNTFPAVVALRALAAEVRTLVGPDTKISYAADWSEYFGYQPQDGTGDRLFHLDPLWADPEIDFIGIDNYMPLSDWREGVAHKDAQDWDAIYNLEYLKSNIEGGEGYDWYYGSIEERDAQIRTPITDGAYDEPWIYRYKDIRNWWANLHYDRVDGVRSNEPTAWLRGQKPVWFTEYGCAAIDKGTNQPNKFLDLKSSESSLPRYSDGRRDDLMQMQYLRAMIDYWAQPENNPQGIEYEGPMIDMSRAFVWAWDVRPFPFFPNSRELWSDGSNYARGHWLNGRSSSRSLASVVGEICRRAGVSDCDTSGLYGLVRGYGVSDVGDARASLQPLMVRHGFDAIERDGVLTFRMRDGQRETQLNPDEFAVSTDLDGTFVQVREADASLSGRVRVRFIQADASFDVISEEAVLPDEETHAVAATEFTMLLTRAEGRQVAERWLNEARIARESVQFALPPSKMPVRSGDVVKLSGDQGEGPSLYRIDRVDQAAYQQIEAVRIDPEVYEPSPLSDELIGLQQFVAPVPVYPLFMDLPLLTGDEVPHAPYIAASANPWPGSVALYSSLTDQNYKLNTVLPIRSTVGSTRSPMLRACPGLIDRGDALEVCLISGQLESVDQDALLSGANLAAIGDGSSGNWELFQFADAELIGPRTYLLRNRLRGQAGSDGLMPDVWPTGSQIVVLDSVPLQIEMGRNLRRVLQNYRIGPAQRPVDDPSFRQLSRAFDGNGLRPYAPVHLRTRPQPDGALSISWVRRTRIDGDAWEPLEVPLGEEGESYLLRIVKEENILREVVVQAPVFEYSAAAQAADEVQAPFAIEVAQVSSAYGPGLFSRTEITGL
- a CDS encoding DUF2163 domain-containing protein codes for the protein MGDFNTELAEHLRGGLTTVCHAWAITRKDGVVFAFTDHDLPLRFAGYEFRADTGLTALALAQSTGLSVDNSEALGALSDASLREDEIEQGRFDGAEVRAWLVNWVDTDQHWLNFRGHLGELTRAGGGFRAELRGLTEGLNRPLGRVYQKPCSAVLGDSNCRFNLARDSYAQSLPVQSVDGARRFVWQDFSSFDPDWFTRGRLEVLSGPAQGLWGTIKSDRVEGNARVIELWEPVRGLVEAGTQVRLIAGCDKRAETCRLKFNNFDNYQGFPDLPGEDWVVSVPSSKNVNSGGSLR
- a CDS encoding NlpC/P60 family protein, encoding MSRAHIIEAAREWIGTPYVHQTATRGAGSDCLGLIRGVWREVYGQEPESVPAYSMDWSEPQGEERLWEAALRHLETKPVSQAEAGDVLLFRMRQSAVAKHLGIQSQAGSAPRFIHAYSRHGVVESPLSAPWRRRVVACFEFPEEVI